tagcAACATCTCTAACATCAACAAATCTGTAGGTGTCGTTGGGAAACTTTTCGGTCCCTGCAAGAATTAAACTATTATCAGGAACAATAATTTTTTTGGCAGATTGTTTAAGACCGATATCAAGCTGAAGTGCAAACTAACTTTCCCCTTAAGTTTATAACACAAAGCTACCAGGCTACATAGGAATGACAATTTGGCAATATGACATATTGCGCAAAAGTAATTTTCAAACATTACAAACCTCAACCTAACTCCCGACCCCCTTTTCAGCAGAAATATCCCTATATAATCATGCAAATGACTATATTGTGAACGTAGAAGCAGCATAAGAATCGCAAATTGATGATAcaacaattattcaaatgacaCTAATGAAAACACTCTAATGAATGTGCTCAAGAATAATCATTATTCAAGATGTGTTCGGTCAATATAAAATGACTAGTAGTATTCAGATCAATTATATATGTTATCGCAAATTGATGATAcaacaattattcaaatgacaCTAATGAAAACACTCTAATGGATGTGCTCAAGAATAATCATTATTCAAGATGTGCTCGGTCAATATAAAATGACTAGTAGTATTCAGATCAATTATATATGTTTATAGGGCCGTGGAGGGAAGGGTTCAAATGCAACGTCTGTTATACAAAATGCAGAAGTTCTAGCAGATCAACAGTGATTTTAATTCTCACCATGATAgataaaatgattaaaaaaagaaCATGTGTTCAGATCTAAATAATGCAATATTTTCAATAAAAGTACCATTTACGAGTTTCAGAACTAGTTCCACAGTTAAGTTCAGAGTTGGCTGTAAGGGAGGGCCGATCACCCATCCCGgatttattgtaataatatcaattcctttctcttttgCAAACTTCCAAGCAGCTTCCTCAGCTAACGTCTTTGAAAGCATATACCAAAGCTGATGAAAACAAATCTCTTAGTAAATACAATGCACATGGTTTTTATGGCTTGAAAGCTTTGAGATCGAACTCGTATTAGGTTATAGCAAGGTATGCCAGGCAACCACAAAAACCATTTACACAcgaaccttttctttttcacaaaaAGCAGGATCTGAAAACCAAGATTCATCGATTATTACATCAGCAGTAAGAGGTTTTCCATTAAATCTAACTGCTGCCATAGAGGATGTTATAACCACCCTTTTGATAGACTGGACCTTCACACACGATCCAAGGACATTAAGCGTTCCCTTCAAAGCAGGCTCAATTAATTCTGCCTGACAAAGATTAAGAGCTAGCAACATTATAGTGCATGTTGATATAGATTTTGCAGGAAACATCAAATGCATCAATAACTGTTGGCAGAGTATCAGATAGAACTGAATTTCAGACTGTTGGCTTACGATGCTACAAAGAAAAATTGGTAAACGTTTTGTATGTAAATAAAGCGATGAACCTGCGGATTAGTAGATGAGAGTAGGACAGGGGATGCTGTATGAAAAACACATTCACACCCATCAACGACAGGGTCAAAAGAACCTTCTTCTAACAAGTCTGCTTCGAACAAATGAAGCCTTTCCTTTGCTCCATCAAATGAGAGTAGGTGCTCTGTTTTCTTTTGATCATCTGGAGCATGCAAAAACAGAACTTGCTTAATTAAGAGTGAAAATTAAAACCCTGATATTGAATCTGAAGACTAGTGAATTGAGCAAGTTTAAATGAATTAAAAGTAGAAAACAAAACggcaagaaagaaacaaaagagaagTGATGGAACTGACTTGGGTCCCGAACAGTGGCTTTGACAGTATAACCTCGTTGCAATAAGAGCTTGACTAGCCATGATGCTATGAACCCAGATGCTCCTGTCACACACACAACCTTGCTTTCTCCGCAGCTCATCCTCGTCCTCTGGTTCTCTCTGGTAATGAGTGACTGAGCTGAATGCTTGTGACGGTGGAGACTGACATCGCTATCCTAGTAATGATTAAATGTATTGGCTGGACTGTCGttttcctcaaaaagtaatgATAGAGTCTAAATTATccatatttttttcccttttttttatttgagaaAATGGGGATGaatatttcattttttagaGGTGTAAAATAGAGgtaattttaaatacacatgcATATTTTATCAATACTCAGCCTTTAACTTTTTTTGTTCTATTTTCCCAGATTTTTTTCTATTtaccctttttctctctctccacgtCAAATCACCGGGGATgctaccatattcatttactcTTTCTGCAAATTCTTGAGGTGCAGCTTTAGTTAtgtgttttttttctctgtctCTTACGTTGATTTTGAGTTAGTATTTGGGATTGAAGTGATATTAATCTTTAAGTGGCCAAAGAAAAAGAACCGATGCATCTAATTTCCTATATTGTAGAAGTTGATTccaatatctttttttttttttaaataaaaaataataaaataaaattaattaataattgaaaagatTACAATCCATTGGAATGACCGAATGTGGTATTACACAAGACATTCCTACAAAGATCCATAGTTACAGGTTCGTCGCTAATAGCAACATCGATGAGCCAAAAGAGTCCAACCCCTAACCTATGTTACGCCCGAAACCACGAGCTACAATAAAAGATACCCAATCCCGAGAGTAACGATCCAACCTCGCCACCAACATTAAACCAAGTCAATTTAccctcttcaacaccgtgtccaagtaccgccagaccacgtgcaaaaGCAATTCACCCTCATGTTGACAATCAGAATGCACCGAAATTAAAACCATAATTCTCAAGAGTAACGCCACAATAATGGCACACCAACTAGAACATGACGACCAACCCTAGCTCGAAGGACTAGGGACTTATTGAACTTAACCAAAAAACTGCCAAGATAAAGAAAAACATAAAACTGACCAAAAAGGTGTTGCCAGATTCTACATACGTGTCCCAAACAGCTACCACGGGATAGTCAATAACCATCATCGCCGAACAGAAAACGGCACCGTCTCCAACCACAACCGTCATTGTCCAGATCCGATGTAGAAGGCCGTCAATCCTGTCTTCCTGTCAAGCATGAAACTGTTGAATTGTCGTAGCCGCCATCTAGAACAAATAGCCATGCTGCTCTAGCACTCCACCTCGACCACCATAGAGCCTCCCAAAACCCGTCCAGCAGCAATCCCCACACACTGGCTAAGCCAAAGGCCCACGCTGACGCTAGGGCGTGCCGGACGAGAACCACCatgtgaaaacaaaaacaaaaaacccaacTCTCTGTTCCCTAGGGTTGTGACTCCAAGAAAAATGGAGTCCGCTTCAGAAGGATTATATGTTTATTCCTAACAATGCCTATGATCATTTGCTATcctaaatttattttttgttcttcaatcttcaacTTTTGTTTGAAACAACCAAATTTGTAGTGGTTTTCAATTCTTCTTAATTTGGATCTATCTTCTTTCTTAGTCCAGCTCATCTCTCTTTCCACCTTCTCTATCTTCATTGCACGCTTGCAGTGGAATAGATCAGAAGTGGAAGTTGGAGACAATAATAGTTGGATGGGAGAAATAGGAATATAAAATTACAAGAAATTAGagtgtatttttttctttttgaatcaaCCCAAATTAGGTGTCAACATATTGCAACATAGCTataataggccgttacataccattcCACAGTAGACAAAAAGAtaatggtagtacccacaatggtaccTACGCAGACATAGCGAGAATCCTCCTTTGATACTACTCCAGAGGAGTTAGAGGTACATAAAGTGCACTTAAAAGTGCATTAGCTTCCTAAAAGAAATTTTTGTAAAAGACAAGGTAAAATATAAGAATGACCTAGGCAAGAAGCCCAGCCCAAGTGACTAAGCCCAAGAGCCTCAAAGGGAAGAGTTCCACTCAGAGCCCATCCAGCTTGGCTCGGTCCAAGCCCACATTTCCCACACGCCATGTCGTTTGTACAAGCCTCAGCAGCTTCACCTGACCCACTCCGCTTAGCCAGTGCCACCATGTGCCACTACCACACCACGACCAAAACTTCACACTCCACACCGCCACTGAAACATTACAACCTCGATCCAGCTCCCCACAATCCTCACCGCCGTCGATTCAGAATCCACACCGTCGTTGGTCCAAGCCACTATCACTAAGGCCGGTAGGTCCTGGTCCGCATGAACGCCGCTCAGAGATGCTGCCCCAAAAAACGATGTCAGAGCCATCCGGTTACACCGAGTACCAACAACCACCCATTGAGCCCCTCGAACAATATACTTCGTGAACCCATCGGCCAGAAGCCTCTAAGACGTCAGCATGGCCGAATGCCAACCCAAACGCCAAGGGCACCACCGAACGAGCACGAACTCGCACTAGGAAATAACCAACCTTTAGGGTTTCTCAAGGAGAGAGGTTTTGGCGGCTCAAGAAAATTCCCTGTCTTTCTCAATtaattaaaaacaaatgatATTGAAATTAGAGTGTATGTTGATAAaataggtgtgtgtgtgtgtgtatctaaAATTACTCGCGTAACAGAAACATTCATAACAGAAACATTCATCATCTAAGTAACTTTTTATATTCTCTCAACATAATTAAGGAAATATAGATTATAGATCAATATTTGCTTTAAACTGAGAGGCTAAAAGCTTCAGGAAGAAGTCCAACCGAATAGGATGTAATGTCTAGGAATTAGGCCCAAGTAGCCCCATACCCTAAAACCTTAAACTGCAACCAATTTATTTGATATGTTCTTTATGTTTGGGTTTGACGTTTACTTAGGGTAATGCTTAAGGAatagttttaagggactgtgatgAATAGTCTCACCCCCATATATTAAATTCAAAGTCTGAAATTATAAAACTTACAACTGGGCATAACTACTTATCTTTTACGGTTAGACCTGTCAATGGACTAGATTTTGATCTGGATGTGGTTCAAATCAGTAATTATTGGACGagtttggattgaaaatttgatcCGTTGATCTAATAATTATCCATATCCGTTAAtccatttaatttaaaaatcaGATACGGTTCAATCCATTAATAATCTAGTCCgtttttataaattaaatattattttttttatcaaatacaaTATATTGGTTACCTTAGTGCATTGTTCTAAGgagtattttatttatttaattctaCATTTGGTGATACTCTTTATTTTGTTTCAATgtctaattaaagttttatgaGATATGATGATAAAGAATtcaattttattatttaaaatttaataatatttattataataaacGGATCGACCTAGTTGACCAAGTATACGTTAATCCGCTGAATACGGATTTGGATagagctatcaatgatccgccagATTATTAGATCAGGTCAGGCTGAATTTTGTTGTTACTAAACATATTTGAATTTAGATTGATCTGCTCCAAATCCAGTCCATTTACAACCCCATTACAATCCCTCAAATTGTTTCAAGCGAGCAACTCCATTAGTTTTAGAGCATTACTCCATCTTCTTacattttattaaattcttcttttttttcaaattaagtAAAAGAGAATGAGGATTCCCTGCAGTGTCGAGTGAAGAGACAAAAAAATAGCATGCGCTTTTTCCAGAGAAACTTTACCATACTTCTAGTACTCATAGTTTAAGTTTTTGGCATAGGATACAAAGTACCATTATGGTACGCTTATGAGCAAGTAACATTTTTAAGATATATGTTTGACAAGGCAATGATCTCACAATAAAACCTCAAAGGTAGACGTACACATACACTATCAATCTTTAACTGTTTCCTGAATCGGGAACGAGTCCCATAATTAGAAGAAGTTCTTCTCCTTCAAACTTTCAACATTATCCTTTAGAGTCACTTCTAGCGGAGTATACTTTACACCCAAAGTTTGTGCTCTTTCCTTGGATACCTGGTAAGTTGGTGTGAAAGGTTTGTCATCTGCAGGCCTGCCAAAAGTAGAGACTCATGAGTTTCTGAAGTCCCAATACTCTGTCTTCAGCAATCAAGCAAATTATATGAATACAGTTTCATTTTCTTACTGTACTCACTACTCCATACCATTTAGTATTGGAAAGTATACCAATCTTATCAAAGGAGGTTATCAGAAAGTTTAACTAAAGCATTCCTTCATGTCAAACTATTCAATAGTGAAGATTTAGAACTGAAAACAGAACTATTGGCAGGCAATTAGCAAAAACATATTTCTAGATGATTAACTTTGACCAAATGACCCCCTCCCTCTCTATCAATGAGATAATGTATGCTTAAAACAGATCTCGTCCAAATATACATTATATAGGATCTCACTTCTGCCAGAAGTAACCCGGATTATGTATCCTGATAAGAAACTATTGCATATACCATGCAAGAGGGAAGTCTTGAACTCTAACATAAAGGTACCATTAACGACTAATTAAACCAGCAGTATCCAACTGCCTCTAAAACACATGAAGGAGTAACATGTGATGAATTTGACTATATTAGCAACTTACTTTTCTGGAAGACTGAGAGCAGGGAAGATATGACGCAGAATTTTTACAATCTCTGAACAGTGTGTTACACTTCCAACTAAACAATAGCGTCCACTAGCTGAAGGATTCTCAAAAGCTAGAATATGTGCATTGGCAACATCTCTAACATCAACAAATCTGTAAGTTGTGTTTGGAAATTTTTCAGCCCCTGCATTATTAAAACAATCTATCAGGAATAATAAATTAATAGGCAGGTTGTTTAAGACTGATACCAAGCTGAAGTGCAAATTAACTTTGACTATAACTTTTTAACGCAGCCACCAGGCTACATAGCATTTGACAATTCAGGGATATCACATATTGCGCGAAAGTAATTCTCCAACATTACCTTCCTATGACCTCTACCATCCACCCCCTTTCTTCAAGCAGACTCTCTATATAAAACACTATACTTTTTATTAATGCAATTGATTAAACATTCTAAATGTGAAGCGGCATGTATTGATAGCTATAAGAACAGCATATTGATGATAAAAATGACACTAATGAAGTCGAATGATGTGCTCATGAATACTAAGATTGCtcaacaaaaagtaaaaaagacAACTGGTGCGTAAAACAATTATATATCTTTAGAACTCTAGCCATGGAGACTATGATTCGACTACAATGTCCACTCATTTATGCACAGCAGAAAATCTAGGAGATCAACAGTGGCTTCAATTCTtgtcaacaaaaataaaaatgtagtaAGATTGAAATGATGAATAGTTATCAATATTGCTTACAAGTACCATTTATGAGTTTCAGGATTGGCTCCACACTTGTGTTGAGAGTTGGCTGTAAGAGAGGGCCAATCACCAATCCCGGATTTATTGTAACAATAtcaattcctttctcttttgCAAACTTCCAAGCAGCTTCCTCAGCTAATGTCTTTGAAAGCATATACCAAGCCTGAAGAAAACCAATGTCGGAGCAAAGACAATGAACACATTTTTTATGCCATGAAGGCAAAGAGTTTcaactcgtattcaataattttcttattagttATGACAAATAGGTCTCCGAagcaaccacaaaaaaaaaaaaaaaacatttacgTGCAAACCTTTGATTGTTCACAGAAAGCTGGATCTGAAAACCAAGATTCATCAATTATTACATCAGGAGCGACAGGTTTCCCATTGAATGCGACTGCTGCCATAGAGGAAGTTATAACCACCCTCTTGATAGACGGAACCTTAACACATGATCTGAGGACATTAAGCGTTCCCTTCAAGGCAGGGTCAATTAGTTCTACCTGACAAAAGAACATAGAACCTTAAATTAAAGAACTCGATTTGACAACAAAAGTATCTAACAGGGGATTGCTGCATTGGTCTCCATACTCAATGTATCCAAAGTCATACCATATAAACACTTTTTTACAGATTGTGAACTTTAAAAGTGAATCTTGTAGATTGCACAAGATGTTAGTAAGGATCCAGCAAACTTTCATGAGTACCAATAAACTaactttaaaaataataatttcatcCAAGTAGATCTATGACAGATACCATCCCAGAAGAAAAGCATGGCAACTAACTGGACAGTTTATACCACATACCCTACTTCTTTGATATACAACAGAAAACACAATGTAGGTTAAATATTTGCTGAAACGaaagttttattttattctggCAACTCCCGAAAGAATTCAACAGAAGAGTCGCTTTGTGAAATAACATATACATACAGACATACTAATTAGTGGATAACAACTAAAGCAATTAGAATGAGACTATATGTACCTGTGGATCATTGGGATTGTGATAAAATGGGGATGCGGTATGAAAAACAGCTACACTACCATCAACTAAGGAATCAAAAGATCCTTCTTCAAGTAGGTCTGCTTTGAACAATTGAAGCCTTTCCTTGGCTCCATCCAATGCAAGCAAGTGTTCTGTTTTCTTCTTGTCATCTGTAGCATACAAAAAGATTGAAGCCGTTGAATCAATAAACCATCAAAACTGTTCCTTCTCAAACTGTCAAACATATCTTCAAAATGACAATATAATTCGTCCCTCAACTTTGTTTGAGGATCAGTTTGTCCTATGAGTCAGTAAATTGAATCAAACCCATCACTTTATCAGGTTACCAAGGTCAAACCCACTATTAATCATACTTTACCAAGGTCCAAATCACTCAAAACCATAAACTTTACTCTACCCACACTAATTTTCCAGTACCCACATCAAGTTTTTCATAAAATTTACAAACTTTGACAAAAAACATTCAGGCAGTAGTAAAATGTGCAGACCCAAATTAGAGATTAGTTTATTATTATCACACATCACAAAGCTAGAATCAAGTGTGATATGCCCTGCCTAGGAACACAAGTACCTCATTGATCAACAAATGAAATAAATAAGAACACAACTGAAGACGAACAGAACACAACTGAAGACGAAAAGAACAAACAAAGATGTGGGGATGTATCATAacgaaagaaaaaattgaagtaGTGGGGAAGTGAAGTGGGAGACTGACTTGGGTCACGAACAGAGGCCTTGACAGTGTAGCCACGTTGCAGCAACAGTTTGACCAGCCATGAAGCAATGTAACCGGATGCTCCGGTGACGCTCACCACCACCTTCTGTGCTCCACTCATTCTCTGTTTCTCTATTTCTCTCCTGCAACTTCAGCTTTATATAGTTTTGCAATATTTTGCAATATTATGAATAATTATATATGAGCAATCATCACTGCGTACGTGTGGACTAGAGTGGACCGTCGGCACCAGATTCGCATGCCCTTGCGTCACGTTTGGTCTTATGAATAGCAAAAATATCATCTTCCTAGTGACTGCGAAATTACAAGTGTTGGGAAGACATCGAGCAATATTATTCTTTTAAGTGTTACTTCCAAACTTTAACTATTTCTTAATTCACGGATTCCGGTGAACGGTCACCGAATTTCGGTCATCGGttgccggatttcggtcaccggaGTCGAGCAAAGTCTCCAATGACTTatttctctaagtgacaaaaaaggagagggcaaaattatctcaaaaataaataaaaatgaattaaaaaatacttaattggatattaaggaaataatctcttagagtgtttgggtatgTGGCCAATTTTTAAGTTAAAATttggtaaatgatcatttcccctaaactAAAAGATGGCATTTTGTTCACATTTTGAAGaaactttcttcacgaaagttgtagaggatgttaaactgAGTTTGTAGATATGTAACAAGCTAAAATCGGAGTTGTAACTAAGAATTTATAAAAGATTTAAGTTACtagcatttttataattttaggAACTCAAAAATCAGACCCaaccccaatttttttttttccgacacCGTAACTTTGCGGCATCGCTGCCGACGCGGCCGACCACCTCTGGCCATGAAATTTGTCCCATTCTCTTCGTCTTCAAACCCTCTTTCCAACCGTATATGTTTTGCACTATGTTATTCACCATACACAACGAATCAAAGAAAGAATCAAATTTCGGCAAACTCCGGCCAAATTGGAAGGGGAGACCGACTGAGCTTTGTTCGTTTTGAAATTCTCTACAAACCTTCCAAATATCACATCCCAATTCAACTCGAAGACGAATATCCGGCCACTAGAATTTAGCGGCAATgtgagagggggagagagagttgAGTGACAATGCAtagttttgatttttcagaGCCTAAAATGGATATTTTGCTCTTAAATTGAGTAATTAGGAATACAAATATCTTGATGGAGGAAGTGGGAGTACCTTGACCTTATTTTGTGTATTGGGTAAGGGGCCTTTTAGTTTATTGCCCCTAGTaaaatattttgaattgatgttatATGCTTATCTTTTTCCTCAATCAaacttttatttgtctaattttaaatAAATTAGTCCCCTTCCTCCAAATAAACTTTTctggcccccccccccccaccccccaAATTAAGGCCATATAAACTTTTATCGCCCCCCTCCCCCAACAAAACCCTACAAATTTTGATTGCCTCCTAATAAAATGTTTTAAactgatgtaatctcctcatcttcttcctcaatcaaagttttatttttctaaatttagggagatgaGTCTCCCTTCCCCCTacaaacttttattgcccctaataaggTTCTAAAAAAGGCTACTATAAACTTTTTTTGTCTCATAATAaaatgttttaaattgatgtaatctcctcatattcttcctcaatcaaagtttcaaaTTTTAGGGAGATACAAGTGCCACCCGACCGGGGGGTGGTGTGTGGAGGCTGCAGGCCCAAAACCTTCAACCCTTCGGGGGTGCCCCAAGTCCCTCctccccccaataaacttttattaccCGCTAATAAAATcctataaatttttattggccGCAACTAAAATTTTTATTAGAGGGCTACTATGAAATGTTATGAAATGTTATTACACTTGGTTAAAAAGGATCCTCGAGCACCATAACTGACTAAATTAGTAGGGATACTCGTTGAACTTTAATTTAATCTTGTAGACTTATTAAATAAATAAGCATCATTATCCtcgagcatctccaacagattctGCATTTCctcatttttctctattttagagaaaattaGGTCATTTttaactccaacagcttccctaaaCCTTCctctaaaatagagattttgaggagagagaagattACATTCCCTAAATCTACAGCAAACGCTAAAAATATAGCGATAGAAAAGTTCATAAATGTTTCACGTGCTCCCCTCTCCCAACGACTCAAATGGTTCAATTACTTCGACTGAAGCTCAACCGAGAAAGAAGACGGCGTCGCCGGTGAGTCGCCTCCTCCACCTCCGTTCGGTTCGATTCATTCCAATTTTGTACTTGTTTTCGTCTTTTCCACGCtcgtttgttttgtttgattagggaatttgaaaattttgagttcttgagTCCTTGATTGTTCTTTAATGGTTAGAAATGCTTTGCCAATTCTGGTAATAATTATCTGAAGGAGTTTGAATGCTCTCCCACTTTTGGTGGTCATTTTTGATTGTGTATGTTACAGGGGTGGCAATCTCCCTGGTGAAAACTTTCAAATTGATTTTCAAGTTTTCGTTTTTCATATTATGAAGTCTGGATGTCTGGATAAAActgtaaaataaccatatacatgctcacaacatatgcacacaatcataaaagggattaaggcttaccttcag
This portion of the Rosa chinensis cultivar Old Blush chromosome 1, RchiOBHm-V2, whole genome shotgun sequence genome encodes:
- the LOC112192030 gene encoding phenylacetaldehyde reductase isoform X2; translated protein: MSGAQKVVVSVTGASGYIASWLVKLLLQRGYTVKASVRDPNDKKKTEHLLALDGAKERLQLFKADLLEEGSFDSLVDGSVAVFHTASPFYHNPNDPQVELIDPALKGTLNVLRSCVKVPSIKRVVITSSMAAVAFNGKPVAPDVIIDESWFSDPAFCEQSKAWYMLSKTLAEEAAWKFAKEKGIDIVTINPGLVIGPLLQPTLNTSVEPILKLINGAEKFPNTTYRFVDVRDVANAHILAFENPSASGRYCLVGSVTHCSEIVKILRHIFPALSLPEKPADDKPFTPTYQVSKERAQTLGVKYTPLEVTLKDNVESLKEKNFF
- the LOC112192079 gene encoding phenylacetaldehyde reductase produces the protein MSCGESKVVCVTGASGFIASWLVKLLLQRGYTVKATVRDPNDQKKTEHLLSFDGAKERLHLFEADLLEEGSFDPVVDGCECVFHTASPVLLSSTNPQAELIEPALKGTLNVLGSCVKVQSIKRVVITSSMAAVRFNGKPLTADVIIDESWFSDPAFCEKEKLWYMLSKTLAEEAAWKFAKEKGIDIITINPGWVIGPPLQPTLNLTVELVLKLVNGTEKFPNDTYRFVDVRDVANAHILAFENPSASGRYCLVGKVKHCSEVVKMLHEIFPALNLPDKCEDDKPFTPTHQVSKERTQTLGVKYTPLEVSLKDTVESLKDKNFF
- the LOC112192030 gene encoding phenylacetaldehyde reductase isoform X1, with amino-acid sequence MSGAQKVVVSVTGASGYIASWLVKLLLQRGYTVKASVRDPNDKKKTEHLLALDGAKERLQLFKADLLEEGSFDSLVDGSVAVFHTASPFYHNPNDPQVELIDPALKGTLNVLRSCVKVPSIKRVVITSSMAAVAFNGKPVAPDVIIDESWFSDPAFCEQSKAWYMLSKTLAEEAAWKFAKEKGIDIVTINPGLVIGPLLQPTLNTSVEPILKLINGTWAEKFPNTTYRFVDVRDVANAHILAFENPSASGRYCLVGSVTHCSEIVKILRHIFPALSLPEKPADDKPFTPTYQVSKERAQTLGVKYTPLEVTLKDNVESLKEKNFF